One Clavibacter zhangzhiyongii genomic region harbors:
- a CDS encoding glucose-6-phosphate dehydrogenase has translation MTSEPSTLVILGASGDLTERLLLPGLGSLVASDRGRRIQLIGTGRSERGADEWRKTVKTAFDSVDAKGRRAAGIVSSTKYIQADPTDLDDLKRILDACEGAPALYFALPPAISIEVCEQLEKVDLPEGTTLALEKPFGSNSRTAAQLNRQLLKLVPEERIHRTDHFLGLSTVLNLVSLRFANRFFESVWSAKDIEKVEILYDEQLALEGRAAYYDKSGALVDMIQSHLLQVLAVFAMEPPASIDPDDLRSNIASVLRATEVWDNDPIANSRRARYTAGSVEGTRIPAYAKEEGVDPGNQTETLAEVTFGIANARWAGVPFRLRSGKALKEASKRIVVTFKPVAHLPRGLHGSARPDRLVIDLKPDGISLEVTMDGTGEPFTLTQSTFRAEFAQPELTPYGEVLDGILAGDPRLSVRGDVAERCWRIVAPVMRAWKGDRVPMAEYRAGSVGPTAWR, from the coding sequence ATGACCAGCGAACCCTCCACCCTCGTCATCCTCGGCGCCAGCGGCGACCTCACGGAACGCCTCCTCCTGCCGGGTCTCGGCAGCCTCGTGGCGAGCGATCGGGGGCGACGCATCCAGCTCATCGGCACCGGCCGGAGCGAGCGCGGCGCGGACGAGTGGCGCAAGACCGTGAAGACGGCCTTCGACTCGGTGGACGCGAAGGGGCGTCGCGCCGCGGGCATCGTCTCGTCCACGAAGTACATCCAGGCGGATCCCACCGACCTCGACGACCTGAAGCGCATCCTCGACGCGTGCGAGGGCGCGCCCGCGCTCTACTTCGCTCTGCCGCCGGCCATCTCCATCGAGGTGTGCGAGCAGCTGGAGAAGGTCGACCTGCCGGAGGGCACCACGCTCGCGCTCGAGAAGCCGTTCGGGTCGAACAGCCGCACCGCCGCGCAGCTCAACCGCCAGCTGCTGAAGCTCGTGCCGGAGGAGCGCATCCACCGCACCGATCACTTCCTCGGCCTCTCCACCGTGCTCAACCTCGTGTCGCTGCGCTTCGCCAACCGCTTCTTCGAGTCGGTGTGGAGCGCGAAGGACATCGAGAAGGTCGAGATCCTCTACGACGAGCAGCTCGCGCTCGAGGGCCGCGCGGCCTACTACGACAAGTCGGGCGCGCTGGTCGACATGATCCAGAGCCACCTGCTGCAGGTGCTCGCCGTCTTCGCGATGGAGCCGCCCGCGAGCATCGACCCGGACGACCTGCGCTCGAACATCGCGTCGGTCCTCCGCGCCACCGAGGTGTGGGACAACGACCCCATCGCGAACAGCCGCCGCGCGCGCTACACCGCGGGCTCCGTCGAGGGCACGCGCATCCCCGCGTACGCGAAGGAGGAGGGGGTGGATCCGGGCAACCAGACCGAGACCCTCGCCGAGGTCACCTTCGGCATCGCCAACGCGCGCTGGGCGGGCGTGCCGTTCCGTCTCCGCTCGGGCAAGGCGCTCAAGGAGGCGTCGAAGCGCATCGTCGTCACCTTCAAGCCCGTGGCGCACCTGCCGCGCGGGCTGCACGGCTCCGCCCGGCCCGACCGGCTCGTCATCGACCTGAAGCCCGACGGCATCTCGCTCGAGGTCACCATGGACGGCACGGGCGAGCCCTTCACCCTCACCCAGTCCACGTTCCGCGCCGAGTTCGCCCAGCCCGAGCTCACCCCGTACGGCGAGGTGCTCGACGGCATCCTCGCGGGCGATCCGCGCCTCTCCGTCCGCGGCGACGTGGCCGAGCGGTGCTGGCGCATCGTCGCCCCCGTCATGCGCGCCTGGAAGGGCGACCGCGTGCCGATGGCGGAGTACCGCGCCGGATCCGTCGGGCCGACCGCCTGGCGCTGA
- a CDS encoding dienelactone hydrolase family protein, protein MAVTLTEIPLPAAGPGASPGLHGVLAVPDGEGPWPAVVVVHEAFGVTDVMRRQVVRLAEAGFLALMPDLFSAGGARRCLASTFRTLAAGEGRAFVDVESARRLLVGRDDCTGRVGVIGFCMGGGFALAAASRGFDASSVNYGMLPEDLDGVLDGACPIVASYGGRDRQLAGSAARLEAALTTHGIAHDVREHPDAGHSFLNDAETGPRLLRPVLRAAGMGPEPASAADAWRRIDAFLDAHLRDADRPAL, encoded by the coding sequence ATGGCCGTGACGCTCACCGAGATCCCCCTGCCCGCGGCCGGTCCCGGCGCGTCACCCGGCCTGCACGGCGTCCTCGCGGTGCCCGACGGCGAGGGCCCGTGGCCCGCGGTCGTGGTCGTGCACGAGGCCTTCGGCGTCACCGACGTCATGCGCCGCCAGGTGGTGCGCCTCGCCGAGGCCGGCTTCCTCGCGCTGATGCCCGACCTGTTCTCCGCGGGCGGCGCACGCCGGTGCCTGGCGTCCACGTTCCGCACGCTGGCCGCGGGGGAGGGCCGCGCGTTCGTCGACGTCGAGTCCGCGCGCCGTCTGCTCGTCGGTCGCGACGACTGCACCGGCCGCGTCGGCGTCATCGGCTTCTGCATGGGCGGCGGCTTCGCCCTCGCGGCGGCCTCCCGCGGCTTCGACGCGTCGAGCGTCAACTACGGGATGCTCCCCGAGGACCTCGACGGCGTGCTCGACGGCGCCTGCCCGATCGTCGCGAGCTACGGCGGCAGGGACCGCCAGCTCGCCGGATCCGCCGCGCGGCTCGAGGCGGCGCTCACGACGCACGGCATCGCGCACGACGTCCGCGAGCACCCGGACGCCGGCCACTCCTTCCTCAACGACGCCGAGACCGGCCCGCGGCTCCTCCGCCCCGTGCTGCGCGCGGCCGGCATGGGTCCCGAGCCGGCGTCGGCGGCGGATGCGTGGCGCCGCATCGACGCGTTCCTCGACGCCCACCTGCGCGACGCGGACCGTCCGGCGCTGTAG
- a CDS encoding LCP family protein encodes MQHAPQRTRADRARVRGIARHGRLRAPSAGRTVMKAVAMVAAVSFAAAASILTIAFWDLSRTVSANQVDISGGQALPPSLGGIDGGANILIVGSDSREGQGDGYGAAKDVGTATLNDVTMLLHISEDSTRATVVSFPRDMLVPIPDCEGPDGTKYPASERAQLNESLSRGGFECTVRMVEGLTGLDIPYGGVVQFNGVVEMSNAVGGVEVCVANGIYDKKTDLALDPGLHTLQGKDAVQFLRTRYGVGDGSDISRIGNQQVFLSALVRTIKSTDTLTNPAKLYGIARAVVDNMQLSTSLADLDTLVSVALTFKDIPLDDVVFLQYPGTVLANGRVQPDAPAAAQLVSLLASDADFSFGQPAATDEAGSVPGSVPGEGTPTPPPAESAAPADGSTPAPTPTPTSEVLDQSITGQTAAQSTCSNGQGR; translated from the coding sequence ATGCAGCACGCCCCCCAGAGGACCCGCGCCGATCGGGCCCGCGTCCGCGGCATCGCCCGCCACGGCCGGCTCCGCGCCCCGAGCGCCGGCCGCACCGTGATGAAGGCCGTCGCCATGGTCGCCGCGGTCTCCTTCGCCGCTGCCGCGTCGATCCTCACCATCGCGTTCTGGGACCTCTCCCGCACCGTGTCCGCGAACCAGGTCGACATCTCCGGCGGCCAGGCCCTCCCGCCGTCGCTCGGCGGCATCGACGGCGGCGCGAACATCCTCATCGTGGGCAGCGACAGCCGCGAGGGGCAGGGCGACGGGTACGGCGCCGCGAAGGACGTGGGCACCGCGACGCTCAACGACGTGACGATGCTCCTGCACATCAGCGAGGACAGCACCCGCGCGACGGTCGTCTCCTTCCCGCGCGACATGCTCGTGCCGATCCCCGACTGCGAGGGCCCCGACGGCACGAAGTACCCGGCGAGCGAGCGCGCGCAGCTCAACGAGTCGCTCTCCCGCGGCGGCTTCGAGTGCACGGTGCGCATGGTCGAGGGCCTCACCGGCCTCGACATCCCGTACGGCGGCGTCGTCCAGTTCAACGGCGTCGTCGAGATGTCGAACGCGGTCGGCGGCGTCGAGGTCTGCGTGGCCAACGGCATCTACGACAAGAAGACCGACCTGGCGCTGGATCCCGGCCTCCACACCCTGCAGGGCAAGGACGCGGTGCAGTTCCTCCGCACGCGCTACGGCGTGGGCGACGGCAGCGACATCTCGCGCATCGGCAACCAGCAGGTCTTCCTGAGCGCGCTCGTGCGCACGATCAAGAGCACGGACACGCTGACGAACCCGGCGAAGCTGTACGGCATCGCGCGGGCCGTGGTCGACAACATGCAGCTGTCCACGTCGCTCGCCGACCTCGACACGCTCGTCTCGGTGGCGCTCACGTTCAAGGACATCCCGCTCGACGACGTCGTGTTCCTGCAGTACCCGGGCACGGTGCTCGCCAACGGACGCGTGCAGCCGGACGCGCCGGCGGCCGCCCAGCTCGTGAGCCTGCTGGCCTCCGACGCGGACTTCTCGTTCGGCCAGCCCGCGGCGACGGACGAGGCGGGCAGCGTCCCCGGCAGCGTGCCGGGCGAGGGCACCCCGACGCCGCCCCCGGCGGAGTCGGCGGCGCCGGCGGACGGATCCACCCCCGCACCGACCCCGACGCCGACCTCCGAGGTGCTCGACCAGAGCATCACCGGGCAGACGGCGGCGCAGAGCACCTGCTCCAACGGCCAGGGCCGCTAG
- the pnuC gene encoding nicotinamide riboside transporter PnuC: MAALEWLFDAQLRIGDQTILWREIVGNLFGLASALGGMRRKVWAWPVGIVGNVLLFTVFLGAVFGTPNPVNLLGQAGRQVMFIAVSVYGWHRWQQARHGGAPVVPRWASGRQRALLVVALVGGTALLTPVFRALGSYEPVWADAWIFVGSLLATYGMAKGWVEFWLIWVAVDLVGVPLLVSAGYYASAFMYVFYGAFTLTGFFVWMRARGTASPAVETAFPDPRVVEAPADR; encoded by the coding sequence ATGGCGGCACTCGAGTGGCTGTTCGACGCGCAGCTCCGCATCGGCGACCAGACCATCCTCTGGCGCGAGATCGTCGGCAACCTCTTCGGCCTCGCCAGCGCCCTCGGCGGCATGCGCCGGAAGGTCTGGGCGTGGCCCGTCGGCATCGTCGGCAACGTGCTGCTCTTCACCGTCTTCCTCGGCGCCGTCTTCGGCACGCCGAACCCCGTGAACCTCCTCGGCCAGGCCGGGCGCCAGGTCATGTTCATCGCCGTGTCCGTCTACGGCTGGCACCGCTGGCAGCAGGCCCGGCACGGCGGCGCGCCCGTCGTCCCGCGGTGGGCCTCCGGCCGCCAGCGCGCGCTGCTCGTGGTCGCGCTCGTCGGCGGCACCGCGCTCCTCACGCCCGTCTTCCGCGCGCTCGGCTCCTACGAGCCCGTGTGGGCCGACGCCTGGATCTTCGTCGGCTCGCTCCTCGCGACCTACGGCATGGCCAAGGGCTGGGTCGAGTTCTGGCTCATCTGGGTGGCGGTCGACCTCGTGGGCGTGCCGCTGCTCGTCAGCGCCGGCTACTACGCCTCCGCCTTCATGTACGTCTTCTACGGCGCCTTCACGCTCACGGGCTTCTTCGTCTGGATGCGCGCCCGCGGCACCGCGAGCCCGGCCGTCGAGACGGCCTTCCCGGATCCGCGCGTGGTCGAGGCGCCCGCCGACCGCTAG